A single region of the Gracilibacillus caseinilyticus genome encodes:
- a CDS encoding GH1 family beta-glucosidase — MTIIQFPKDMKWGTATASYQIEGAAKEGGRGVSIWDTFSKTPGKVANGDNGDVACDSYHRYEEDVEMMKDLGIDVYRFSVAWPRIFPDGTGEVNQEGLDYYHRLVDKLLANGIEPMCTLYHWDLPQALQDKGGWNNRETIDAFVEYATLMFNEFSGKINKWLTLNEPWCISFLSNYIGVHAPGNHDLQLATQISHHLLVAHGKSVQKFRELGIDGEIGFAPNTTWLEPFSNRQEDIDACNREIGWYIEWFMDPVFKGTYPTFMVDWFKKKGVELVIEDGDMETISQPVDFLGINYYTGHIARYKENEGLLDWELVEMNYDRTDIGWPIFPEGLYNVLTRIKESYGDVPIFITENGSCYNDEPEKGRVHDTGRINYLEQHLTALSRAIASGVNIKGYITWSLMDNFEWAEGYTMRFGIVHVNYRTLERTKKDSFYWYKQTIANNWFES; from the coding sequence ATGACAATTATTCAGTTTCCGAAAGATATGAAATGGGGAACAGCAACAGCATCTTATCAAATTGAAGGTGCAGCAAAAGAAGGTGGCCGTGGTGTATCCATCTGGGATACATTCTCGAAAACTCCAGGTAAAGTCGCAAATGGTGACAATGGGGATGTTGCTTGTGACAGCTATCACCGTTATGAAGAAGATGTAGAAATGATGAAGGATCTTGGAATTGATGTTTATCGATTCTCCGTTGCCTGGCCACGTATTTTCCCAGATGGTACGGGTGAAGTGAACCAGGAAGGATTAGACTACTATCATCGTTTAGTCGATAAACTTTTAGCAAATGGAATTGAACCCATGTGTACTCTCTATCACTGGGATTTGCCACAAGCATTGCAGGATAAGGGTGGCTGGAATAATCGCGAAACAATTGATGCCTTTGTGGAATATGCGACATTGATGTTCAATGAATTTTCTGGAAAAATCAATAAATGGTTAACATTGAATGAGCCGTGGTGTATCTCTTTTTTGTCTAATTATATTGGTGTGCACGCTCCAGGTAATCATGATTTACAATTGGCAACGCAAATTTCCCATCATTTATTAGTAGCGCATGGAAAAAGTGTTCAAAAATTCCGCGAGCTTGGCATTGATGGTGAAATTGGTTTTGCACCTAATACAACGTGGTTAGAGCCATTCAGCAATAGACAGGAAGACATTGATGCATGTAATCGGGAAATTGGCTGGTATATTGAATGGTTTATGGATCCGGTATTCAAAGGAACTTATCCAACATTTATGGTTGATTGGTTCAAGAAAAAAGGCGTGGAATTAGTAATCGAGGATGGCGATATGGAAACGATCTCCCAGCCAGTAGATTTTCTTGGAATCAATTACTACACTGGACATATTGCAAGATATAAAGAAAATGAAGGATTACTTGATTGGGAGTTAGTCGAAATGAATTACGACCGTACTGATATCGGCTGGCCAATCTTCCCGGAAGGTTTGTATAACGTGTTGACACGCATTAAAGAAAGTTACGGCGATGTACCAATCTTTATTACCGAAAATGGTTCTTGCTACAATGATGAACCAGAGAAAGGCCGCGTCCATGACACAGGTCGCATCAATTATCTAGAGCAGCACTTAACAGCATTAAGTCGTGCTATAGCATCTGGTGTTAACATTAAAGGCTACATCACCTGGTCATTAATGGATAACTTCGAGTGGGCTGAAGGCTATACCATGCGCTTCGGAATTGTCCACGTCAACTACCGAACGCTGGAACGCACGAAGAAAGATAGTTTCTACTGGTACAAACAAACCATTGCAAACAACTGGTTCGAAAGTTAA